In the Populus trichocarpa isolate Nisqually-1 chromosome 1, P.trichocarpa_v4.1, whole genome shotgun sequence genome, one interval contains:
- the LOC18094883 gene encoding putative glycine-rich cell wall structural protein 1 isoform X1: protein MASPRVLGTAFLVLLIVDLTLAARTLQAISGGGGGGQGGGGGGGSGSGLGSGYGSGSGSGSGEGYGAGGRGGGGGGGSGGGGGGGIGGGNGSGSGYGSGSGSGYGSGSGIGGGEGGGGGGGSGGGGGGGQGSGSGSGSGYGSGSGSGSGSGSGGGKGGKGSGGGGGGGGGGGGGSGSGSGSGYGSGSGYGEGYGGGKGN, encoded by the coding sequence ATGGCAAGTCCAAGAGTGTTAGGGACTGCTTTCCTGGTCTTGCTTATTGTAGACCTCACCCTTGCTGCTAGGACACTGCAGGCAATcagtggaggtggaggtggagggcagggaggaggtggtggtggtggttctgGATCAGGACTTGGGTCAGGTTATGGTTCTGGGTCTGGATCCGGGAGCGGTGAAGGATATGGTGCTGGTGGTCGTGGAGGAGGTGGAGGCGGAGGCAGTGGcggaggtggaggtggtggcATTGGTGGAGGCAATGGGTCAGGTTCTGGCTATGGGTCTGGTAGCGGCTCAGGCTATGGTTCTGGTAGTGGGATAGGTGGTGgtgaaggtggtggtggtggtggcggcagtggaggtggtggcggcggcggtCAGGGCTCTGGATCTGGAAGTGGGTCAGGCTATGGAAGTGGAAGTGGAAGTGGAAGTGGAAGCGGGAGTGGCGGTGGCAAGGGTGGGAAAGgaagtggaggaggaggaggaggaggtggtggtgggggTGGAGGATCCGGCTCCGGCTCTGGCTCAGGTTATGGCAGCGGGTCTGGTTATGGGGAGGGATATGGAGGAGGGAAAGGTAATTAA
- the LOC112323515 gene encoding putative glycine-rich cell wall structural protein 1: MASPRVLGTAFLVLLIVDLTLAARTLQAISGGGGGGQGGGGGGGSGSGLGSGYGSGSGSGSGEGYGAGGRGGGGGGGSGGGGGGGIGGGNGSGSGYGSGSGSGYGSGSGIGGGEGGGGGGGSGGGGGGGQGSGSGSGSGYGSGSGSGSGSGGGKGGKGSGGGGGGGGGGGGGSGSGSGSGYGSGSGNGEGYGGGKGN, from the coding sequence ATGGCAAGTCCAAGAGTGTTAGGGACTGCTTTCCTGGTCTTGCTTATTGTAGACCTCACCCTTGCTGCTAGGACACTGCAGGCAATcagtggaggtggaggtggagggcagggaggaggtggtggtggtggttctgGATCAGGACTTGGGTCAGGTTATGGTTCTGGGTCTGGATCCGGGAGCGGTGAAGGATATGGTGCTGGTGGTCGTGGAGGAGGTGGAGGCGGAGGCAGTGGcggaggtggaggtggtggcATTGGTGGAGGCAATGGGTCAGGTTCTGGCTATGGGTCTGGTAGCGGCTCAGGCTATGGTTCTGGTAGTGGGATAGGTGGTGgtgaaggtggtggtggtggtggcggcagtggaggtggtggcggcggcggtCAGGGCTCTGGATCTGGAAGTGGGTCAGGCTATGGAAGTGGAAGTGGAAGTGGAAGCGGGAGTGGCGGTGGCAAGGGTGGGAAAGgaagtggaggaggaggaggaggaggtggtggtgggggTGGAGGATCCGGCTCCGGCTCAGGCTCAGGTTATGGCAGCGGGTCTGGTAATGGGGAGGGATATGGAGGAGGGAAAGGTAATTAA